The Streptomyces sp. Alt3 genome has a segment encoding these proteins:
- a CDS encoding SDR family NAD(P)-dependent oxidoreductase produces the protein MTPPRFHGYAALLTGAGQGIGAATARRLASEGAAVLVTDLDGGRAERTAAAIRETGGTAESLACDVGDRAAVDAAVAHAVTAFGRLDVLVNNAYANHDDAPLFEDEADEPWARTLDITLNGPYRCSRAALPHLVASGRGAVVNIGSVNGEQDFGGHAYSAAKAGLASLTRTLAGHAGPRGVRVNLVAPGTIRTEGWAGREEALARASALYPLGRIGEPEDIASAVAFLASRDAQWITGITLRVDGGLLAVNTGFRKAMTGESETR, from the coding sequence ATGACTCCTCCTCGCTTCCACGGGTACGCCGCGCTCCTCACCGGCGCGGGACAGGGCATCGGGGCGGCCACCGCCCGCCGGCTGGCCTCCGAGGGCGCGGCCGTCCTGGTCACCGACCTGGACGGCGGACGCGCCGAGCGCACCGCTGCCGCGATACGCGAGACGGGCGGCACCGCCGAGTCCCTTGCCTGCGACGTCGGGGACCGGGCGGCGGTGGACGCGGCGGTGGCCCACGCGGTCACCGCCTTCGGCCGGCTCGACGTCCTGGTCAACAACGCCTACGCCAACCACGACGACGCCCCGCTCTTCGAGGACGAGGCCGACGAACCCTGGGCCCGCACCCTCGACATCACCCTGAACGGCCCCTACCGCTGCTCCCGTGCCGCGCTGCCGCACCTGGTCGCCTCGGGCCGGGGCGCCGTCGTCAACATCGGCTCGGTCAACGGCGAACAGGACTTCGGCGGGCACGCCTACAGCGCGGCCAAGGCGGGCCTGGCCAGCCTGACCCGTACGCTCGCCGGCCACGCGGGACCACGCGGTGTCCGCGTCAACCTCGTCGCCCCCGGCACGATCCGCACGGAGGGCTGGGCGGGCCGCGAAGAGGCGCTCGCGAGGGCGAGCGCCCTCTACCCGCTCGGCCGGATCGGCGAACCGGAGGACATCGCGTCCGCCGTCGCCTTCCTCGCCTCCCGGGACGCGCAGTGGATCACGGGGATCACGCTGCGGGTCGACGGCGGTCTCCTCGCCGTCAACACGGGGTTCCGCAAGGCGATGACGGGGGAGTCCGAAACCCGGTAG
- a CDS encoding DMT family transporter, translating into MTPLVAAAVLAAAITHASWNAIAHAIRDQLLSFTLISGGGALIGAVLVCPAPLPAAGAWPYLLASAGLHMAYMLLLMRSFTLGDFGQMYPIARGTAPLVVTVLAAVLIGEIPDGWATAGVAVASAGLVGLALWGIRGAGSRPHRPAVLAALATGLAIAGYTTVDGVGVRASGTPVGYIGWLMIAQGLAIPAYAYMRRRGELLSQLRPFMARGLLGAALSVAAYGLVLWAQTKAPLAPVAALRESSIIVGAAIGTLFFKERFGAPRIAAAGLMVVGIGLMLHTS; encoded by the coding sequence GTGACCCCGCTGGTGGCGGCGGCCGTCCTGGCCGCCGCGATCACGCACGCGAGCTGGAACGCCATCGCCCACGCGATACGCGACCAGCTGCTGTCCTTCACCCTGATCTCCGGCGGCGGGGCGCTGATCGGGGCGGTACTGGTCTGTCCCGCGCCGCTTCCCGCGGCCGGTGCCTGGCCGTACCTGCTCGCCTCGGCGGGCCTGCACATGGCGTACATGCTGCTGTTGATGCGCTCGTTCACCCTGGGCGACTTCGGCCAGATGTACCCGATCGCCCGGGGTACGGCCCCGCTCGTCGTGACGGTGCTGGCAGCCGTCCTCATCGGTGAGATCCCGGACGGCTGGGCGACGGCGGGGGTGGCCGTGGCCTCGGCCGGGCTCGTCGGGCTGGCGCTGTGGGGCATCCGGGGCGCCGGCAGCCGGCCCCACCGGCCGGCCGTCCTGGCGGCCCTCGCGACGGGCCTGGCCATCGCCGGCTACACCACGGTCGACGGGGTCGGGGTACGCGCCTCGGGAACACCCGTCGGCTACATCGGCTGGCTGATGATCGCGCAGGGCCTGGCCATCCCCGCGTACGCCTACATGCGCAGGCGGGGCGAACTCCTTTCTCAGCTGAGGCCGTTCATGGCGCGGGGCCTTCTCGGCGCGGCCCTGTCGGTCGCGGCCTACGGTCTCGTCCTGTGGGCCCAGACGAAGGCCCCGCTCGCCCCGGTCGCCGCGCTGCGGGAGTCCTCGATCATCGTGGGTGCCGCGATAGGGACGCTCTTCTTCAAGGAGCGCTTCGGGGCTCCGCGGATCGCGGCGGCCGGACTCATGGTGGTGGGCATCGGCCTGATGCTGCACACGAGTTGA
- a CDS encoding YbaK/EbsC family protein: MSTSDTTPAATTSEAHPRFAEALRELGLEVEVRRFPDATRTAVEAATAIGCELSQIVKSLIFEADGVPVLVLMDGSSRVDLELVRGELGAAKVQRARADLVRETTGYAIGGVPPFGHRTKTRVLADRGLLGHAEVWAAAGHPHAVFRIAPADLVDRAGGTLVDVRERTA, encoded by the coding sequence ATGAGCACTTCCGACACCACCCCCGCCGCGACCACGTCCGAGGCCCATCCCCGGTTCGCCGAGGCGCTGAGGGAGCTGGGCCTCGAAGTCGAGGTACGCCGCTTCCCCGACGCCACCCGCACCGCGGTCGAGGCCGCCACGGCGATCGGCTGCGAGCTCAGCCAGATCGTCAAGTCCCTGATCTTCGAGGCGGACGGCGTGCCCGTCCTGGTCCTGATGGACGGCTCCTCCCGGGTGGACCTGGAGCTCGTGCGCGGGGAGCTGGGCGCGGCGAAGGTCCAGCGGGCCCGTGCCGACCTCGTCCGCGAGACCACCGGCTACGCGATCGGCGGCGTGCCGCCCTTCGGCCACCGCACGAAGACCCGGGTGCTGGCCGACCGGGGGCTGCTCGGCCATGCCGAGGTGTGGGCGGCGGCGGGCCATCCGCACGCCGTCTTCCGGATCGCTCCCGCCGACCTGGTCGATCGCGCGGGCGGCACCCTCGTGGACGTGCGTGAGCGGACCGCGTGA
- a CDS encoding ABC transporter permease has product MSTVVEELASGGVRLAVPLLLASSGELLSERAGVLNLSVEGMMLTGAFAGAAGALASGSAGVGVLAALVAGLLFAALQALLSVVLRADQIVTGITANALALGATTYGSRVLFGDGAADSVPGFDPVAVPVLHSIPVLGPALFEQTVLGYAAFAVAAALALGFSRRTGWGLAVDAIGEDATTADRCGLPVRAVRFAAVLLTGAVSGLAGAQLALSEVHAFSDNITGGIGYLAVVAVIAGRWRAWPTILACLFFGVAQSLQFAAPALGLHLSAPLLTTLPYVVALLAVSGLVGRSRAPSGLTTPFLRGN; this is encoded by the coding sequence ATGAGCACGGTCGTCGAGGAGCTCGCCTCCGGTGGGGTGCGGCTTGCGGTGCCCCTCCTGCTCGCCTCGTCGGGGGAGCTGCTGAGCGAACGCGCGGGCGTGCTCAACCTCTCCGTCGAAGGCATGATGCTGACCGGCGCGTTCGCGGGCGCGGCCGGCGCCCTGGCCTCCGGGAGCGCGGGCGTGGGGGTGCTGGCCGCCCTGGTCGCCGGCCTGCTGTTCGCCGCGCTGCAGGCCCTGCTCAGCGTCGTACTGCGCGCGGACCAGATCGTCACCGGCATCACCGCGAACGCCCTGGCGCTCGGGGCCACGACGTACGGCTCCCGTGTGCTGTTCGGCGACGGGGCGGCGGACTCCGTGCCCGGGTTCGACCCGGTCGCCGTGCCCGTCCTGCACAGCATCCCCGTGCTGGGGCCGGCCCTCTTCGAGCAGACCGTCCTCGGTTACGCCGCCTTCGCCGTGGCCGCCGCACTTGCCCTGGGGTTCAGCAGGCGCACGGGGTGGGGCCTGGCCGTCGACGCGATCGGGGAGGACGCGACCACCGCCGACCGCTGCGGGCTCCCGGTACGCGCCGTCCGCTTCGCCGCCGTGCTGCTCACCGGGGCCGTGTCCGGCCTGGCGGGCGCCCAGCTGGCCCTGTCGGAGGTGCACGCCTTCAGCGACAACATCACCGGCGGCATCGGCTACCTCGCGGTCGTCGCGGTGATCGCCGGACGCTGGCGGGCCTGGCCCACGATCCTGGCCTGCCTCTTCTTCGGCGTCGCGCAGTCGCTCCAGTTCGCCGCGCCGGCCCTCGGGCTGCATCTGTCCGCGCCTCTCCTGACCACGCTGCCGTACGTCGTCGCGCTGCTCGCGGTCAGCGGGCTGGTCGGCCGCAGCCGGGCGCCCTCGGGGCTCACCACCCCCTTCCTGCGCGGCAACTGA
- a CDS encoding serine hydrolase domain-containing protein, which translates to MDVRGTVAPGFEAVRDAFVRNFEQRGERGAAVALYHHGRKVVDLWAGTRDVDGAEPWAVDTVQVVRSAGKGVAAAVPLLLHQRGQVDLDAPVGTYWPEFKANGKERVLVRHLLAHRSGVVALDTTLTPEEAADQVSGPRAVAEQRPQWEPGTDHGYQAQTHSWLVGELVRRVTGRTIGRWVAEEIARPLGLDFWFGLPEDEAHRIGRIGPVEPPPAEGSGALRMRPKRSVVDAYGDPASLTRRAFGAIDPFPDENDPGYRAAELPASNGVATARGLARCYAAMIGEVDGHRLFAPATLTLARTEESAGPDRVLVVNTRFGLGYMLHGPSAPLLGPGSFGHPGRGGSLGFADPESGIALGYVTNGLQKGVTADPRAQALVRAVRSAL; encoded by the coding sequence GTGGACGTACGGGGCACGGTGGCACCGGGATTCGAGGCGGTACGGGACGCCTTCGTCCGTAACTTCGAACAGCGCGGCGAACGGGGGGCAGCCGTCGCGCTCTACCACCACGGCCGCAAGGTCGTGGACCTGTGGGCCGGTACGAGAGACGTCGACGGCGCCGAACCCTGGGCCGTGGACACCGTGCAGGTCGTCCGCTCGGCCGGAAAGGGAGTCGCGGCCGCCGTGCCGCTGCTGCTGCACCAGCGCGGGCAGGTGGACCTCGACGCCCCCGTCGGCACCTACTGGCCGGAGTTCAAGGCGAACGGCAAGGAGCGCGTCCTCGTGCGCCACCTCCTCGCCCACCGGTCCGGGGTGGTCGCCCTCGACACGACGCTGACACCCGAGGAGGCCGCCGACCAGGTGTCGGGGCCCAGAGCCGTGGCCGAGCAGCGGCCCCAGTGGGAGCCCGGCACCGACCACGGGTACCAGGCACAGACCCACAGCTGGCTCGTCGGGGAACTGGTCCGCCGGGTCACCGGGCGGACCATCGGCCGCTGGGTCGCCGAGGAGATCGCCCGCCCGCTCGGCCTGGACTTCTGGTTCGGGCTCCCCGAGGACGAGGCACACCGGATCGGACGGATCGGCCCCGTCGAACCCCCGCCGGCCGAGGGCAGCGGCGCCCTGCGGATGCGCCCGAAGCGGTCCGTCGTCGACGCCTACGGCGACCCGGCCTCGCTCACCCGGCGCGCCTTCGGGGCGATCGACCCCTTCCCCGACGAGAACGACCCGGGCTACCGCGCGGCCGAACTCCCCGCGTCCAACGGCGTGGCGACCGCACGCGGTCTCGCCCGCTGCTACGCCGCCATGATCGGCGAGGTCGACGGGCACCGGCTGTTCGCCCCCGCCACGCTCACCCTGGCCCGCACCGAGGAGTCCGCCGGGCCGGACCGTGTGCTGGTCGTCAACACCCGTTTCGGGCTGGGCTACATGCTGCACGGCCCGTCCGCACCGCTCCTGGGCCCCGGATCGTTCGGGCACCCCGGCCGCGGAGGCTCGCTCGGCTTCGCCGACCCCGAATCGGGCATCGCACTCGGCTATGTGACGAACGGTCTGCAGAAGGGAGTCACCGCCGATCCCCGTGCCCAGGCCCTGGTCAGGGCAGTACGGTCGGCGCTATGA
- the cbiQ gene encoding cobalt ECF transporter T component CbiQ, translating to MGAGHAHKLYRHGHTPVHELPPHCKLAAVLCFVVAVVSTPREAVWAFALYAALLAAVAAVARISPGFLLKRLVIEVPFVAFALLMPFVVPGEQTELLGVSVSVPGLWGAWNVLAKGTLGVAASVILASTTELRALLLGLQRLRLPPLLVQIASFMIRYGDVISDELRRMSIARRSRGFEASGVRHWGVLAKTAGALFIRSYERGERVHLAMVSRGYTGTMPVIDEVTATRTQWAHAAALPVLALVVCLLGWTV from the coding sequence ATGGGCGCCGGCCACGCGCACAAGCTCTACCGGCACGGGCACACACCCGTCCACGAGCTCCCCCCGCACTGCAAGCTCGCCGCCGTCCTCTGCTTCGTCGTGGCCGTCGTCTCCACCCCGCGCGAGGCGGTCTGGGCGTTCGCGCTGTACGCGGCGCTGCTCGCCGCCGTCGCCGCCGTCGCCCGGATCTCGCCCGGGTTCCTCCTGAAGCGCCTGGTCATCGAGGTGCCGTTCGTCGCGTTCGCGCTGCTCATGCCGTTCGTCGTACCCGGTGAGCAGACCGAACTCCTCGGTGTCTCCGTCAGCGTCCCCGGACTCTGGGGCGCGTGGAACGTCCTGGCCAAGGGCACCCTCGGCGTCGCCGCCTCGGTGATCCTGGCCTCCACCACCGAGCTGCGCGCCCTGCTGCTCGGCCTCCAGCGGCTGCGCCTGCCGCCGCTGCTCGTCCAGATCGCGTCCTTCATGATCCGCTACGGCGACGTGATCAGCGACGAGCTGCGACGGATGTCGATCGCCCGGCGCTCCCGCGGCTTCGAGGCGAGCGGCGTACGGCACTGGGGCGTCCTCGCCAAGACCGCGGGCGCCCTCTTCATCCGGTCCTACGAGCGGGGCGAACGCGTCCACCTCGCGATGGTCAGCCGCGGCTACACCGGCACCATGCCGGTGATCGACGAGGTGACCGCGACCCGGACCCAGTGGGCGCACGCCGCGGCACTCCCCGTGCTCGCCCTCGTCGTCTGTCTGCTGGGATGGACCGTATGA
- a CDS encoding ornithine cyclodeaminase family protein, whose protein sequence is MTLILTRSDIAALLADAREDIERAVENCHLDLALGRAVLPAPPAMPLPGSDGTFLAMASASAPAGLATVKLLADLPGNRERGLPVQRSAVLAVSADTGACEALLDGAEVTRARTAAATAVATRALARKDARVLGLVGTGPLARAHARALLPGRAYERIVLWGRDAGRSHELAAWIRTELGVDAQVLAGPREVTEASDVLCTLTPSREPLIRGAWLSPGQHVNAVGAPPRPDHREIDTEGVVRCRIVVDAWTTARAKSGEVLIPLAEGALTEDDFRRELGDVLAGTEPGRTADTDLTLFNSVGVGLQDLAVARLLIDAATERGTGTRIELSG, encoded by the coding sequence ATGACGCTGATCCTGACCCGCTCCGACATCGCCGCGCTGCTCGCGGACGCACGGGAGGACATCGAGAGGGCGGTGGAGAACTGCCACCTGGATCTGGCCCTGGGCAGAGCCGTCCTGCCGGCCCCGCCGGCGATGCCGCTCCCGGGTTCGGACGGGACCTTCCTCGCCATGGCGTCGGCGTCCGCGCCCGCCGGTCTCGCCACCGTGAAACTGCTGGCCGACCTCCCCGGCAACCGCGAGCGGGGCCTGCCCGTGCAGCGGTCGGCCGTCCTCGCCGTGTCCGCGGACACCGGCGCCTGCGAGGCACTGCTCGACGGGGCCGAGGTGACCCGGGCGAGGACCGCCGCCGCCACCGCCGTCGCCACCCGCGCACTCGCCCGGAAGGACGCGCGCGTCCTGGGGCTCGTCGGGACCGGCCCGCTGGCCCGGGCCCACGCCCGCGCCCTGCTGCCGGGCCGCGCCTACGAACGGATCGTGCTGTGGGGGCGCGACGCCGGCCGGAGCCACGAACTGGCCGCCTGGATCCGTACGGAGCTCGGCGTCGACGCCCAGGTGCTGGCCGGGCCGCGGGAGGTGACGGAGGCCTCGGACGTCCTGTGCACGCTGACGCCGTCGCGGGAACCGCTGATCCGGGGCGCGTGGCTCTCCCCCGGCCAGCACGTCAACGCGGTCGGCGCCCCGCCACGCCCCGACCACCGGGAGATCGACACGGAGGGCGTCGTACGCTGCCGGATCGTCGTCGACGCCTGGACGACGGCCCGCGCGAAGTCCGGCGAGGTCCTGATCCCGCTCGCCGAGGGGGCGCTCACCGAGGACGACTTCCGCCGTGAGCTCGGCGACGTCCTCGCGGGGACCGAGCCCGGCCGGACGGCGGACACCGATCTCACGCTGTTCAACTCGGTGGGTGTAGGCCTCCAGGACCTGGCGGTGGCCCGGCTGCTGATCGACGCCGCGACCGAGCGCGGCACGGGCACCCGGATCGAGCTGAGCGGCTGA
- a CDS encoding energy-coupling factor ABC transporter ATP-binding protein, whose translation MSLPPATAPSLEVSGLAYAYPDGHQALFGVDLTVARGERVALLGPNGAGKTTLVLHLNGILDAGAGTVRVAGLPVEKKNLAEIRRRVGIVFQDPDDQLFMPTVREDVAFGPASAGLRGPELEQRVMTALERVGMAEYAARPPHHLSFGQRRRVAVATVLAMEPEILVLDEPSSNLDPASRRELADILRSLDVTVLMVTHDLPYALELCPRAVVLSDGVIAADDRTQDLLCDDALMREHRLELPFGFDPRSVSVPRP comes from the coding sequence ATGAGCCTGCCCCCCGCCACCGCGCCGTCCCTCGAGGTCAGCGGCCTCGCCTATGCCTACCCCGACGGTCACCAGGCCCTCTTCGGCGTCGACCTGACCGTGGCCCGCGGCGAACGCGTGGCCCTCCTCGGGCCCAACGGCGCGGGCAAGACCACCCTCGTGCTCCACCTGAACGGCATCCTCGACGCGGGCGCCGGAACCGTCCGCGTCGCCGGGCTCCCCGTGGAGAAGAAGAACCTGGCGGAGATCAGGCGCCGCGTCGGCATCGTCTTCCAGGACCCCGACGACCAGCTCTTCATGCCGACCGTCCGCGAGGACGTCGCCTTCGGCCCGGCCTCGGCAGGGCTGCGCGGACCGGAGCTGGAGCAGCGGGTCATGACCGCCCTGGAGCGGGTCGGCATGGCGGAGTACGCGGCACGGCCCCCGCACCACCTCTCCTTCGGCCAGCGCCGCCGCGTCGCCGTCGCCACGGTCCTCGCAATGGAGCCGGAGATCCTCGTCCTGGACGAGCCCTCCTCCAACCTGGACCCGGCCTCCCGGCGCGAACTCGCCGACATCCTGCGGTCCCTGGACGTCACCGTGCTGATGGTCACCCACGACCTGCCGTACGCCCTCGAACTCTGCCCGCGCGCCGTCGTCCTCAGCGACGGGGTGATCGCCGCCGACGACCGGACGCAGGACCTGCTGTGCGACGACGCGCTCATGCGCGAACACCGGCTGGAGCTGCCCTTCGGCTTCGACCCGCGTTCCGTGTCGGTTCCGCGTCCGTGA
- a CDS encoding ABC transporter permease, with product MSPPTPALSTPAPAPRTAAARIAPALRHPVTVGVLAVVLAGAVGLGLVEGAGTAPAVAWDALVEGMFGSPYAVGSSLNSAAVLALIATGFTVAHRAGLVNVGGEGQLCAGGLAAAAVGTALPSGVPAALGVPLVLVAGAVAGGAWAGIAGLLRAKRGTSEVITTLLLNFVGVGLVSVAVHEEALLRQPVTSSETLPQSAPLPEGARLPLIGGIESPATAIVVIAAVAALVTGLVLRHTAIGLRLRSVGHSPAASARLGLPVTRLETGGLAVAGAAAGLAGASLVAIAPYMLAEHFSSGYGFSGLVVGLLARGSLTAVAAVSLLFGFLTNGGINLQLAAGVPASSVQIVQSLLVLFVAAAMFGTTRNGRAS from the coding sequence ATGTCACCACCGACACCTGCCCTGTCCACCCCCGCGCCGGCTCCACGCACGGCCGCCGCCCGCATCGCCCCCGCCCTGAGGCACCCCGTCACCGTCGGCGTCCTGGCGGTCGTGCTCGCGGGCGCGGTCGGGCTGGGACTCGTCGAGGGGGCCGGAACAGCGCCCGCGGTCGCCTGGGACGCCCTCGTCGAGGGCATGTTCGGATCGCCTTACGCCGTGGGGAGTTCGCTGAACTCGGCCGCCGTACTGGCGCTCATCGCCACCGGGTTCACCGTCGCCCACCGCGCGGGACTGGTGAACGTGGGCGGCGAGGGGCAGCTGTGCGCGGGCGGGCTGGCCGCCGCCGCCGTGGGGACCGCGCTGCCCTCCGGAGTCCCGGCGGCGCTCGGAGTGCCGCTGGTCCTCGTCGCGGGAGCCGTGGCGGGTGGCGCCTGGGCCGGGATCGCCGGGCTGCTGCGGGCGAAGCGCGGCACCAGCGAGGTCATCACCACACTGCTGCTGAACTTCGTCGGGGTGGGGCTGGTCTCGGTGGCCGTCCACGAGGAGGCGCTGCTGCGCCAGCCCGTGACCTCGTCCGAGACGCTGCCGCAGTCGGCGCCGCTGCCCGAAGGGGCGCGGCTGCCGCTGATCGGCGGCATCGAGTCACCGGCCACCGCGATCGTCGTGATCGCGGCCGTCGCGGCCCTGGTCACCGGCCTGGTGCTGCGGCACACCGCCATCGGTCTGCGGCTGCGGTCCGTGGGGCACTCCCCCGCCGCCTCGGCCCGGCTCGGGCTCCCCGTGACGCGCCTGGAGACGGGCGGCCTGGCCGTCGCCGGCGCCGCCGCCGGGCTCGCGGGCGCGTCCCTCGTCGCCATCGCCCCGTACATGCTGGCCGAGCACTTCTCCTCCGGCTACGGCTTCTCCGGGCTGGTGGTGGGCCTGCTCGCACGCGGCTCGCTCACCGCCGTGGCCGCCGTGTCGCTGCTCTTCGGCTTCCTGACCAACGGCGGCATCAACCTGCAGCTCGCGGCGGGGGTCCCCGCCTCCTCCGTGCAGATCGTGCAGAGCCTGCTCGTCCTGTTCGTCGCCGCGGCCATGTTCGGAACCACACGCAACGGGAGGGCCTCATGA
- a CDS encoding GNAT family N-acetyltransferase has protein sequence MIDHGYTDRTGRPVTLREVTDDTWRAVADVAPLDEQRDFSPALAARYLLLTSREDTWHSLAVHAGDAPLGHVMWARDEDGSYWIGGVLIDGPEQGAWIGRAAARTLAEWLAGREGCEVVRLSYDPDNTGAAALWTSLGFRPTGEAEDDEVVVELAASAVVPG, from the coding sequence ATGATCGACCACGGTTACACCGACCGGACCGGCCGCCCCGTCACCCTGCGCGAGGTCACCGACGACACCTGGCGTGCGGTCGCGGACGTCGCGCCGCTCGACGAGCAGCGCGACTTCTCCCCCGCGCTCGCGGCCCGCTATCTGCTCCTCACCTCGCGCGAGGACACCTGGCACTCACTCGCCGTGCACGCCGGGGACGCCCCGCTCGGCCATGTGATGTGGGCCCGGGACGAGGACGGTTCGTACTGGATCGGCGGGGTGCTGATCGACGGGCCCGAGCAGGGCGCGTGGATCGGGCGCGCCGCCGCGCGCACGCTCGCGGAGTGGCTCGCGGGCCGCGAGGGCTGCGAGGTGGTCCGGCTGTCCTACGACCCTGACAACACCGGCGCCGCGGCGCTCTGGACCTCGCTCGGGTTCCGGCCGACGGGCGAGGCCGAGGACGACGAGGTGGTCGTGGAACTGGCCGCCTCCGCCGTCGTGCCCGGGTGA